The DNA region GCTTCCCTCGGGCGCCGGCGTGCATGCCATCACTACGATCACACCGGCCTTCACGCCATTAGTGCACCACAGCTTCTCGCCGTTGATGATAAAATGTTCACCATCCGGATCAGGCTCGGCCATGGTCTTCATTCCGGCGGGATCAGATCCCACTCCAGGCTCGGTCAGGGCGAATGCGGAGATTTCGCCCTCTCCGAAGCGCGGCAGATATTTCTTCTTCTGCGCTTCGGTACCAAAGGTAAGCACCGGTTGAGGGACCCCAATCGACTGATGAGCAGAAAGCAGCGCTGTCAGGTTTCCGCACCACCCGCCCAATAGCTCGGCAGCCCGCGCGTAGTTGGTCTGGCTCAGCCCGAGTCCGCCATACTCCTGCGGTACTTTGATCGCAAACGCCTTGAGCTCTGCCAATCCAGACAACACGTCATCCGGAATCTCGCCCTCACGGTCGATTGCATCCGGGTCCGTCGTCTCCAAGAACTGCTCCAACCGACGTAGAAATGCATCGCCTTCCTCCTTGTCCGCCGCATGCTGGGTCGGATAAGGCGCTACTTGCGAGAACCGCGGCGACCCGAGAAACAAAGACGCCGCAAATCCGCCGCCGCCAGCCGCCACTTCCTCCCGGGCGGCCTCCGCCGTTTCCAAAGCGGCGCGCTCGCCGGCGTTCATTTTCGATGTATCAATTACGGATCCCATAAGCCTCTCCTGGTTCACGATTTAAAGATGCACGATGTGTTCGCCATCAGTGCACAAGGTTTGAAAATCTCGCGTTCGGTGGACTCGTAAAGTTCCTGCAATTGTTCGGCTGTTTTCGCGACTCCGCGAGTGTCGCAGTGGCGCAGTGGCCCACCTAAAAATGGAGCAAACCCAGTCCCCAGCACCATCGCCAGATCGATTGACTCCGGATCCGCCACCACCTTCTCCTCAAGGCAGTACATCGCTTCGTTGCACATCAGCAACGAGAGCCGGCGCCTCAAAGCCACGTCATCGCTCATCCCACCTTCATCGGGCATCGCACGACACTGCAGAGCCTCCGGATTTACTTCCGGCGGCCGTTTGCCTCGACTCTTGCCATAAAGATAAAAGCCCGCACCGGACTTGCGCCCGAGCGCACCACGGTCCACCAGGCATTGTAAAACACGCGGCACCGAAAACCGTCCAGGCATCGCTTCCGACAAAGTCGCCGCCACATGCAGCGCCACGTCGAGCCCGACTTCATCGAGCAAGCGTAACGGCCCCATCGGCATTCCAAAATCGAGCATCGTCTCGTCGATCAAACGCGCCTCGGTGCCACGCGAGAACAAATGCCCCGCCTCGATCAGGTACGGCATCAGGATACGGTTCACCACGAACCCCGGCCGATCGGCGCACACCACCGCCACTTTTCCAATGCCCTTGATCCAATGGAACGCATCGTTCAACAAATCCGGGTCGGTATGCTCGGTATGCACCAACTCCACTAACGACATGCGGTGAACCGGGTTGAAGAAATGAATCCCGAGCACCGCATTCGGCCGTGACGTCGCCTCGGCGATCTTGGTCACGGGGAGCGCCGATGTGTTGGTCGCCAGAATGGTACCCGGCTCTGTCACGTCCGCCAATTCTTTGAAAATCGCGCACTTGAGATCCAAGCTCTCAACCGCCGCTTCGATCACCAAGTCGGCCGTGCGCATCGACTCGATCCGCAACGATGGCGTGACCCGCGCCAGCGCCGCCTCGCGCTCGGCCCGCGACAAGAGCCTGCGGTTGAATGCCTCATCCACCCGCGCATTCACAGTCCGCATTCCTGCCGCCAACGCCTCGGGTTTGACGTCGCGCATCACCGTGGGATGACCGCGCGTCGCACTCCATTGGGCAATCCCGGCACCCATGATCCCCGCACCAATCACTCCCACCCGCTCCAGCGTCTTCGCATCACGAGTAGGCTCACTGGGCATCTTCGCCTGCTTCGCCCCCTCGCGCAGGAAGAACAAATGCAACAAATTGCGGCAGGCATTGGTAGAGGCGAGATCACACAATGCCTCGCATTCAGCGGCGAGCACTTGTTCGTGGGTCATCGTCAAGCCACCAACCATCACCTCGATCACCCGCTCCACCGCGGGATAGTTGCCCCGCGTCTTCGCCTTCGTTTTGTTGGTCGCAATATTTCCTATCAACGTGCGCACACCAGGCAGGTTGGCCCGCTTGGTTCCAGACCTCTCCCGCTTCCCTCTCGCTACCAGCTTCATCGCCGCCGCATCGAGGTGCTCGCGTTCCACCGCCAGATCGACAATCCCCAGCTTGCGCGCCAGCTTCGCCGGATATTGCTTGCCTGTAGTCGCGGCTGCCAGCGCCCGGTCAATTCCAATCAACCGAGGCAAACGCATGCAACCACCCCACGCAGGTAAGATGCCCAGCTGAGTCTCAGGTAGGCCGAGCTTGGTCACCTTCGCCACCGACGCCACACGCCAATCGCACGCCAATGCCAGCTCAAGCCCTCCGCCCAAACACGCACCGTGCACCATCGCCACCGTCGGCACAGGCAGCTCCATCACGCGGTCAAACAATGCCTGACCGCGCCGGATGAACTGCTTCAAATCATCGCGATCCGTCGCCGGACCATGCACCGACTCCGCCAAGCGCTTGATGTCAGCTCCCGCCACGAAAATGCGCTCGTGCTCAGATCGGATCAATACCGCCGACAACTCACCGCGACCTTCCACCGCTGCGAGCAACTCCTCCAACTCATGGATTGTTTCCTCGTCCAGCCGGTTGGCTCCGCCGTCATCTCGCTTGAACGTGATCGTCACCACGCCATGCGCATCGATCGCGTAATGAACCGTCCGGCGTGTTGCCGCTACATCTTTGCTTTGTTCACTCATTCGCCCCCCCTTTCTCTGCCGACATCAAAACCGCCACGCCCTGGCCACCTCCGACACACAACGATGCCAGAGCCCGCTTGCCCCCTCCACGCCGCAAGGTTTGCAGCGAGGTTAAAAGAAGTCGCGCTCCCGAGGCTCCAACCGGATGACCTAACGCGATCGCCCCACCATTTGGGTTGAGTTGATCCGCCCGCACCGCCAGCCCGTCATTTTCAAGCTCTTTGAGCACCGCAAGCACCTGCACCGCAAACGCCTCGTTGATCTCCACCACATCACAGGCGTCAGGTTTCACCCCTGTCTCTTTGGCAATCTTCCGGATCGCATGCACAGGACCAAGCCCCATCCGCGCCGGATCACAGCCCGTCACCGCAAATGCATCCACCCGCCCGAGCACCGGCCAACCTTCACTCCGCGCCCTTTCCTCGGATGCCACTAACATGACCGCAGCTCCATCGGAGATCTGTGAACTATTACCTGCTGTCACTGAGCCAAAACTCCGGTCAAACACGGGACGCAACCGCCCCAGCCCTTCGACACTCGAATCCGATCTCACCCCGTTGTCCGTCGTCACCGCCTTTCCCTTCGCGGTATAAATCGGCGCAATCTCCGCGGCGAATTGTTCCGCTCCCGCAGCCGCCTTGTGATGTGACTGGTTGGCGAACTCATCCTGAGCTTCGCGGCTGATCCCATACTCTCTTGCCAACAACTCGGCAGTCTGCCCCATCCCCAATCCAGAAACCGGATCGGTCAAGCCCAACTGCAATCCGATCACCGGCGCAAAGTCCGACGGTCGGAACGCAGCCATCCGCTTCAACTTGCCCAACGCTCCCCGCTCCCGCGCCAGCGCCGCGAACTTCTTCGCCGCTTGCGCCCGGAACAACAAAGGCACGGTACTCATTGATTCCACACCACCCACCAAAAACACATCACCACAGCACGCTTGCATCCGCACCGCCGCGGAAATCACCGACTCCATACCCGAGGCACAGTTGCGCTGCACCGTGACCGCCGGACGATCCATCGGCACACCCGCACGCAGCGCCACCACTCTGGCTATGTTCGCCGCGTCAAAGGGCTGGCACACACACCCCAGAATCACTTCGTCCACCACGTCCATCCGGATTCCGGCATCCGCCATCATCGAGCGCATTGCACCCGCTGCCAGGTCCACCGCCGACACAGCAGCCAGATCGCTCCCCATCTTGCAAAATGGCGTGCGCACACCAGCCACCACCACCAATTTCTTACTCTCGTTCATGCCTCCTCCTGTTCTTCGTTGTTCTCACTTCCACCACTTGCGTCATCAAACTGGGGCCGCCGGTCAACCACCCGCTCCTCTTTCAACGCAACCCCTACGCCAAGCCGCTCGCTC from Sulfuriroseicoccus oceanibius includes:
- a CDS encoding thiolase family protein → MNESKKLVVVAGVRTPFCKMGSDLAAVSAVDLAAGAMRSMMADAGIRMDVVDEVILGCVCQPFDAANIARVVALRAGVPMDRPAVTVQRNCASGMESVISAAVRMQACCGDVFLVGGVESMSTVPLLFRAQAAKKFAALARERGALGKLKRMAAFRPSDFAPVIGLQLGLTDPVSGLGMGQTAELLAREYGISREAQDEFANQSHHKAAAGAEQFAAEIAPIYTAKGKAVTTDNGVRSDSSVEGLGRLRPVFDRSFGSVTAGNSSQISDGAAVMLVASEERARSEGWPVLGRVDAFAVTGCDPARMGLGPVHAIRKIAKETGVKPDACDVVEINEAFAVQVLAVLKELENDGLAVRADQLNPNGGAIALGHPVGASGARLLLTSLQTLRRGGGKRALASLCVGGGQGVAVLMSAEKGGANE
- a CDS encoding 3-hydroxyacyl-CoA dehydrogenase NAD-binding domain-containing protein — translated: MSEQSKDVAATRRTVHYAIDAHGVVTITFKRDDGGANRLDEETIHELEELLAAVEGRGELSAVLIRSEHERIFVAGADIKRLAESVHGPATDRDDLKQFIRRGQALFDRVMELPVPTVAMVHGACLGGGLELALACDWRVASVAKVTKLGLPETQLGILPAWGGCMRLPRLIGIDRALAAATTGKQYPAKLARKLGIVDLAVEREHLDAAAMKLVARGKRERSGTKRANLPGVRTLIGNIATNKTKAKTRGNYPAVERVIEVMVGGLTMTHEQVLAAECEALCDLASTNACRNLLHLFFLREGAKQAKMPSEPTRDAKTLERVGVIGAGIMGAGIAQWSATRGHPTVMRDVKPEALAAGMRTVNARVDEAFNRRLLSRAEREAALARVTPSLRIESMRTADLVIEAAVESLDLKCAIFKELADVTEPGTILATNTSALPVTKIAEATSRPNAVLGIHFFNPVHRMSLVELVHTEHTDPDLLNDAFHWIKGIGKVAVVCADRPGFVVNRILMPYLIEAGHLFSRGTEARLIDETMLDFGMPMGPLRLLDEVGLDVALHVAATLSEAMPGRFSVPRVLQCLVDRGALGRKSGAGFYLYGKSRGKRPPEVNPEALQCRAMPDEGGMSDDVALRRRLSLLMCNEAMYCLEEKVVADPESIDLAMVLGTGFAPFLGGPLRHCDTRGVAKTAEQLQELYESTEREIFKPCALMANTSCIFKS